A single window of Nicotiana tomentosiformis chromosome 1, ASM39032v3, whole genome shotgun sequence DNA harbors:
- the LOC138908885 gene encoding zinc finger BED domain-containing protein RICESLEEPER 4-like yields the protein MAENIIIDKVIGESGASNSNVTTQSESVQSTLRRQRKKRSPAWDHFDQIIDSEGNQKGVCKYCKREYFADTKDNDLAKSQSKLAFQPVPGGNKGDIAVVPWKFDQEQCRKALCRMVIVDELPFIFVEKESFLNFMKVAQPSF from the exons ATGGCTGAAAATATCATAATTGATAAGGTGATTGGTGAAAGTGGAGCTTCTAATTCAAATGTGACGACACAATCTGAATCAGTTCAATCGACATTAAGGAGACAAAGAAAAAAGAGGTCTCCTGCATGGGATCATTTTGACCAAATTATTGATTCGGAAGGAAATCAAAAGGGTGTCTGTAAATATTGCAAAAGAGAATATTTTGCTGATACAAAAGATAATG ATCTTGCAAAAAGTCAATCAAAATTAGCCTTTCAACCTGTTCCGGGGGGTAATAAGGGTGATATAGCTGTTGTTCCttggaaatttgatcaagaaCAATGTAGGAAGGCTTTGTGTCGTATGGTGATCGTTGATGAACTTCCTTTTATCTTTGTTGAAAAGGAAagttttttgaattttatgaaaGTTGCACAACCTTCTTTTTGA
- the LOC138908889 gene encoding zinc finger BED domain-containing protein RICESLEEPER 3-like translates to MTSLFDEYVKSHSKDKGCRPSSCLSNSSLDTMETSTSSLLANTISVQSGGAFEEVENEIADSNILLWWKVNSPRFPILAEMARDVLSIPISSVASECAFSTGGSILDSFRSSLTPKLVEVLVCLQDCLRSEPLPFI, encoded by the exons ATGACTTCATTGTTTGATGAGTATGTAAAGTCTCATTCAAAAGATAAAGGTTGTCGTCCTTCTTCATGTTTATCCAACTCTTCATTGGACACAATGGAAACTTCCACTTCATCGCTTTTAGCGAATACTATTAGTGTCCAAAGCGGAGGAGCTTTTG AAGAAGTTGAAAATGAAATAGCAGATTCTAATATATTGCTTTGGTGGAAAGTAAACTCACCTAGATTCCCCATTCTTGCTGAAATGGCTCGGGATGTGTTATCTATTCCTATTTCAAGTGTTGCATCCGAATGTGCATTTAGCACTGGAGGGAgtattcttgattcatttaggagttcattgactCCTAAATTGGTGGAAGTTCTAGTATGCCTTCAAGATTGCCTTCGGAGTGAGCCATTACCT tttatttaa